The Candidatus Zixiibacteriota bacterium genome includes a window with the following:
- a CDS encoding peptidylprolyl isomerase, translating to MRKAGIVGLVLLLIVIAVALFYYDILNLRGSKDDIIAAIIEYEDTRRAPDRLISFLSDPDPEIRARAALAVGRIGDLGAADHLYHLLADSSVEVARTAAFAIGLTGEKKFASQLLELAVGFEPERLAATIEAVGRLTDSGMTDIIDELAKYLDNPDHLVREQAAYALWRAGGKGAAARLAAVGRSDPVRSVKVACLYALNRLGIPEPVDLYSEYLPDSDPFVRSLAIRGLALGKDDTKTFLVAVGLNDRDNNVVSQAISSLTAIGTPRAIGYLAARYESETDEKLKVQLLESFARLKSDTIAEQVNAEIDSCENSNIIGAGIIYLAKVRGTESIALIDTLLALNDDRINVSIAQALSEIGGEFVKPRLAALFKDINPGVRAAAFEALAKTDPVNIDYYLNSALDDTDLAVISQAVDKIGQSKSKDYLPRLMGIMKQQGTGTDLKRSVVSAAGEFLNASIVDSLAEDILYHGLQDKDYLVSREAALIYKNKLDDDKTAYINKPSGLISKREIKSFITKYKTNPRAIISTGRGDIEIELYPDIAPLTVYNFIKLAQDKFYDNLTFHRVVPAFVIQGGDPRGDGSGGPGYNIRCEYSDKPFERGAVGIATSGKDSGGSQFFIMLGAAPHLDARYTLFGKVTAGMDTVDKIVRGDTIKNIRIIEEKQK from the coding sequence ATGAGAAAAGCGGGAATAGTCGGACTGGTGCTCCTCTTAATTGTTATCGCTGTAGCTCTTTTCTATTACGACATACTTAACCTTCGCGGCAGCAAGGATGATATCATTGCCGCCATAATCGAATACGAGGATACCCGCCGCGCTCCCGACCGCCTGATAAGTTTTCTGAGCGATCCCGATCCGGAAATCCGCGCCCGGGCGGCGCTGGCGGTGGGAAGAATCGGCGATCTTGGCGCCGCCGATCATCTTTACCATCTTCTGGCTGATTCCTCGGTTGAAGTTGCCCGGACCGCCGCATTTGCGATCGGCCTGACCGGCGAGAAAAAGTTTGCCTCACAACTGCTGGAACTGGCGGTCGGTTTCGAGCCGGAACGGCTGGCTGCCACAATCGAGGCGGTCGGGCGGCTCACCGATTCGGGCATGACCGATATTATCGATGAACTTGCCAAATATCTTGATAACCCGGATCATCTGGTCCGCGAACAGGCGGCCTACGCTCTCTGGCGCGCTGGTGGAAAAGGAGCCGCCGCACGTCTGGCCGCTGTTGGTCGGAGCGACCCGGTGCGCTCTGTGAAAGTTGCCTGTCTCTATGCCCTGAATCGTTTGGGGATTCCCGAGCCGGTCGATTTATACTCCGAATATCTCCCCGATAGCGACCCCTTTGTCCGCTCGCTGGCGATTCGCGGACTGGCTCTGGGCAAAGATGATACCAAAACCTTCCTGGTGGCGGTCGGCCTCAATGACAGAGACAACAACGTTGTCTCGCAAGCAATCTCCTCATTGACCGCTATCGGAACACCGCGGGCAATCGGCTATCTGGCCGCACGATACGAGAGCGAGACCGATGAAAAACTGAAAGTACAACTGCTCGAATCTTTCGCCCGGCTCAAAAGCGATACGATTGCCGAACAGGTGAATGCCGAAATCGATTCCTGCGAGAACAGCAATATCATCGGAGCCGGAATTATCTATCTGGCCAAAGTCCGGGGAACCGAGTCAATTGCGCTCATTGATACGCTTCTCGCACTGAATGATGACCGTATCAATGTCAGCATTGCCCAGGCGCTTTCGGAAATCGGCGGCGAATTTGTCAAGCCGCGCCTTGCGGCTCTTTTCAAGGATATTAATCCCGGCGTGCGCGCCGCCGCCTTTGAGGCGCTGGCCAAAACCGACCCGGTCAATATCGATTATTATCTCAACAGCGCCCTCGATGACACCGATTTGGCAGTCATCTCGCAGGCGGTCGATAAAATCGGCCAGTCGAAATCCAAAGATTACCTTCCCCGCCTGATGGGAATAATGAAACAACAGGGGACAGGTACCGATTTGAAACGCTCCGTAGTTTCCGCCGCCGGGGAGTTTCTCAATGCAAGCATAGTCGATTCGCTGGCCGAGGATATTCTATATCACGGCCTTCAGGACAAAGATTATCTGGTCAGCCGTGAGGCGGCCCTGATTTATAAAAACAAACTTGATGATGACAAAACTGCCTATATCAATAAACCTTCCGGCTTAATCAGCAAAAGAGAAATCAAATCCTTTATCACCAAATATAAAACCAATCCCAGAGCGATAATCAGCACCGGCCGGGGCGATATTGAAATAGAATTGTACCCCGATATTGCTCCGCTCACGGTCTATAATTTCATCAAGCTGGCCCAGGATAAATTTTACGACAATCTGACATTCCATCGGGTGGTGCCGGCATTTGTGATACAGGGGGGCGACCCGCGCGGTGACGGTTCCGGCGGGCCGGGATACAATATCCGCTGTGAGTACAGCGACAAGCCGTTTGAGCGGGGTGCGGTAGGGATTGCCACCTCCGGTAAGGACAGCGGCGGCTCGCAGTTCTTTATCATGCTTGGGGCGGCGCCGCACCTTGATGCCCGTTATACCCTTTTCGGCAAAGTGACCGCCGGGATGGATACCGTCGATAAGATTGTCCGGGGTGATACCATAAAGAATATTCGAATCATTGAGGAGAAGCAAAAATGA
- a CDS encoding RES family NAD+ phosphorylase — protein sequence MKKIERLIKEISADICYCYNCQPYEGGEPFWILGERTDLEELFDDYDVPEDKRNEIADAMKCPWCGTHFQRGIEVGIKTKSRRELEKKLTVWRNRYANDFEDFAAFLEKFPYLGIKHTIGKKIITNLSTFPKKDIKDDKWFRARTIVGSKRLSCADFKAPDQEVVKIPEGRFNHYGQSHWYLASTEYGAAYEAASYNDDILWVQCVNIRYAVDILDLRVSDYETDLGLPVLATGIIFSSIIRRDVIHDRNWKPEYFVPRFIADCAKLHSFQGILFDNDKFHGANLVLFHPDRVDYEFIENPRFLEIPRVGTDQTKNEEADPNADPIF from the coding sequence ATGAAAAAAATTGAACGTCTTATTAAAGAAATCTCTGCCGATATCTGCTATTGCTACAATTGTCAGCCATATGAAGGCGGTGAACCATTTTGGATATTGGGTGAAAGGACGGATTTGGAGGAACTCTTTGATGATTATGATGTACCGGAAGATAAACGCAATGAAATTGCCGATGCAATGAAGTGTCCCTGGTGTGGTACACATTTTCAGAGGGGAATCGAAGTTGGAATTAAAACGAAATCGCGTCGTGAACTAGAGAAGAAACTCACCGTCTGGAGGAATCGATACGCAAATGATTTTGAGGATTTTGCAGCTTTCTTGGAGAAATTTCCTTACCTTGGCATTAAGCATACAATTGGCAAGAAGATTATAACGAATTTGTCGACTTTTCCCAAGAAAGATATAAAGGATGATAAATGGTTTCGTGCCCGCACAATTGTAGGTAGTAAACGTTTGAGTTGCGCGGACTTTAAGGCTCCCGACCAAGAAGTCGTAAAGATACCAGAGGGTCGTTTTAATCATTATGGGCAAAGCCATTGGTATTTGGCTAGTACCGAATATGGTGCCGCTTACGAAGCTGCTAGTTACAACGACGATATCCTATGGGTACAATGTGTCAATATCCGCTACGCGGTCGACATTCTCGATTTGCGCGTGTCAGATTATGAAACGGATTTAGGTCTACCCGTTCTGGCCACAGGAATTATATTTTCGAGCATAATTCGACGCGATGTAATACACGACCGCAATTGGAAACCAGAGTACTTTGTCCCACGATTTATCGCAGATTGTGCAAAACTCCACTCTTTTCAGGGAATCCTCTTTGACAATGATAAATTCCACGGCGCGAACCTTGTATTGTTCCACCCGGACAGAGTTGATTATGAGTTTATAGAAAATCCAAGATTCCTAGAAATTCCAAGGGTTGGAACGGATCAAACCAAAAATGAGGAAGCTGATCCCAATGCTGATCCGATTTTCTGA
- a CDS encoding adenosine-specific kinase: MKTKEIAVQFPPDSSFIFGQTHFIKTVEDIYEVMVGISTMVEFGIAFCEASGPCLIRSDGNNEELIKAAEITAFDIACGHTFVIFMRNAYPINFLPRLKMVPEVCRIFCATANPVQVIIAEIEQGRGVLGVVDGFMPKGIESAEDKQKRHKFLRDIGYKR; this comes from the coding sequence ATGAAAACCAAAGAAATCGCCGTTCAATTCCCCCCCGATTCCAGTTTCATTTTCGGGCAGACCCACTTCATCAAAACGGTCGAGGATATCTATGAGGTGATGGTGGGCATATCAACCATGGTCGAATTCGGCATCGCTTTCTGCGAGGCCTCGGGGCCCTGCCTGATCCGTTCCGATGGCAACAACGAAGAGCTTATCAAAGCCGCCGAAATCACCGCCTTTGATATTGCCTGCGGCCATACCTTTGTCATTTTCATGCGCAACGCCTACCCGATAAATTTCCTGCCCCGCCTGAAAATGGTGCCCGAGGTCTGCCGGATATTCTGCGCCACGGCCAACCCGGTGCAGGTGATAATCGCCGAAATCGAGCAGGGGCGCGGCGTTTTGGGCGTGGTCGATGGCTTCATGCCGAAAGGAATCGAGAGCGCCGAAGACAAACAGAAACGGCACAAATTCCTTCGCGATATCGGGTATAAAAGGTA